AAAATTGATAAAATAGAGTATTTTGGCGGAACTGCAATGTTACTTGGAAAAGATTATGATGAGGCACATTCTTTGGGAATGAAATATATTGAAGAACACGATATGACCTATATAGATGCTTATTATAGTGATCCTAAGGTTTATGCAGGTCAGGGAACGATAGGTATTGAAATATTAAAACAAAATAGCAATATAGATACTATAGTAGTGCCAATTGGGGGAGGAGGTCTTATAACAGGGATAGCCACGTATATTAAAGCGATGAATCCAGAAATTAGGATAGTTGGTGTCCAGACAGAAGCTTGTCCTGCAATGGTTAAATCATATGAAGATGGAGTTTTTTATGAGAGTTATGAGATTAAGGATTCGATTTGCGATGCATTAGTTGGGGGAAGCGGAAAACTTAGTTATGATATGGCAAAGACGCTTGTAGATGATTTTATAGTAGTGTCAGAGGAATCTATAGCAAAAGCTGTTAGTTTTATGGCTAAGGATGAAAAGTATATAGTAGAGGCAGGGAGCTGCACAACTGTAGCGGCGGTTTTTGACTATAAAGAGCGAATCGGTGGTAAAAATGTTGCTCTAGTTTTATCTGGTGGAAATATTGATGGAGAACTACTCAAGGAAATTTTGTGTGGGTATTAAAAAACAAGCTAGTACTTCTCTAGAATGGCATAATATCAAAAATGCAATTGTACTCAATTTTTAAGTACAATTGCATTTTTGATTATTGAATTATTTAGACATTTTTTTAGATTTTTCAGTGCATTTTCTCATGGCTTTGATGACAGAAGATCTAAATCCATCTTCTTCAAGTGATGCGACAGCTTCGATAGTTGTTCCGGCAGGAGAGCAAACCATATCTTTTAACTCACCTGGATGTTTGCCAGTTTCTAGAACCATTTTCGCAGAACCTAAAACAGCTTGAGCAGCTATATTATAGGCTTTATTTCTAGGCATACCATCTAAAACAGCTGCATCTGCCATTGCTTCAATGAACATAAAAACATATGCTGGAGAAGATCCACTAGTAGATGTAACTACATCCATTAATTTTTCATCAACTAATTCAACTTTTCCAAAGCTCTCAAATAAGCTAACCACAGCATCCATATCGTCTTTTGAAAGTTTTGGATTAGGACAAATGCATGCCATACCTTCTCCCACTAAAGCAGGAGTATTTGGCATGGTTCTAACGACTTTTATGTCTTTTTCAAAAGCTTCTTCTATACTCTTCACTGATTTTCCAGCAGCTATTATAACTATTACTACGTCGTCTTTTACATGAGCTTTTATATCTGAAATTACTATGTCATATATGTTTGGTTTTACAGACAAAACAATTATATCTGAAGTTTTGGCAACCTCTGTATTGTCCATAGTTGTTAATACACCGTATTCTTTTTTTGCTATGTCGAGGCTTCCTTGATAACCATCAGCAACTATTACATTTTCTGGTTTTACTAGATTAGAATTTACTATTCCACCTATCATAGCTCTTCCCATATTTCCGCAGCCTATAAAACCTATTTTCTTATCCATGTTAAACTCCTCCTTGAAATTAAGTTGTATTTATAAATTTAGAATGATTGTTCTGTTCTTTCGATTATTTCATCTTGCAAAGCTTTGCTCAGATTGTGGAAATGATCGCTGTAGCCAGCTACTCTGACAATTAAATCTTTATATTCATCAGGGTTATTTTGA
The genomic region above belongs to Tissierellales bacterium and contains:
- a CDS encoding pyridoxal-phosphate dependent enzyme; the protein is KIDKIEYFGGTAMLLGKDYDEAHSLGMKYIEEHDMTYIDAYYSDPKVYAGQGTIGIEILKQNSNIDTIVVPIGGGGLITGIATYIKAMNPEIRIVGVQTEACPAMVKSYEDGVFYESYEIKDSICDALVGGSGKLSYDMAKTLVDDFIVVSEESIAKAVSFMAKDEKYIVEAGSCTTVAAVFDYKERIGGKNVALVLSGGNIDGELLKEILCGY
- the proC gene encoding pyrroline-5-carboxylate reductase, which translates into the protein MDKKIGFIGCGNMGRAMIGGIVNSNLVKPENVIVADGYQGSLDIAKKEYGVLTTMDNTEVAKTSDIIVLSVKPNIYDIVISDIKAHVKDDVVIVIIAAGKSVKSIEEAFEKDIKVVRTMPNTPALVGEGMACICPNPKLSKDDMDAVVSLFESFGKVELVDEKLMDVVTSTSGSSPAYVFMFIEAMADAAVLDGMPRNKAYNIAAQAVLGSAKMVLETGKHPGELKDMVCSPAGTTIEAVASLEEDGFRSSVIKAMRKCTEKSKKMSK